In Zingiber officinale cultivar Zhangliang chromosome 11B, Zo_v1.1, whole genome shotgun sequence, a single window of DNA contains:
- the LOC122035282 gene encoding uncharacterized protein LOC122035282 encodes MGTSGIAKFSFPFATHEATSDYHTATAPPTRAEATSDNHTDQRRPHHLHALSCTPVSLCSPWPLAASSTGSITVPTPKFPTIVISDQMEIHQPSSSAAIIMSSSAPPVKKTRKNAPGARLDPTWKHGKEIDAAAKKAQCKYCNVIRAGGIYRLKHHLACTRKDVEPCPQVSDEVRKEMLELIRCKSEDSSKRIKRKFSSSLESIDGDEVEQFGSMDEFVTKKTGELKGKQTTLNGKWKKHERNEVCQTIARWFYTSDIPFNAVNNPFFSKMVEQIGEFGRGLKLPSYYEVRDTFLKREVVETLNVIQKYKEEWSKTGCTIMSDGWTDQRKRTMCNFLVNSPSGTVFLSSVETIDISKTADKIFEMLDDVVEKVGEENVVQIVSDNAANYKAAGKLLMEKRKILFWTPCAAHCLDLMLEDFNKHDPMQKETIARAKLVVSYIYSWGTVVNWMKEFTKGKELVLRMVDSDDKPAMGFLYKAIEHTKEEIKANLRSAKKRYEPVYAVIDKRWESMLSQPLHAAGYFLNPQYHYSQTFQIDVNVKRGLYECMARIVPNVTDQDKIDQQLDRFRMAKGLFGIENAIRSRNTKSPGDDCPELQRFAIRVLSLTCSSSGCEQNWSTFEMVHSKRRNRLAQKRMNDLVFVMYNFAAKGETLAPRAPSDRTHGHCEGDEEENDEVKVIASHIMRTIDETPSESRGKRKQVNQMHNFHLVNEEENEDGLNVINEDVVQIPKVDESVKIVSHNEDYGFGDNCYGFENDF; translated from the exons ATGGGTACATCCGGTATAGCCAAG TTCTCCTTCCCCTTCGCCACCCATGAGGCGACGAGCGACTACCACACCGCCACGGCGCCACCCACGAGGGCTGAGGCGACGAGCGACAACCACACCGACCAGCGACGACCACACCACCTCCATGCCTTGTCCTGTACTCCTGTGTCACTTTGTTCGCCGTGGCCGCTAGCTGCAAGCTCCACCGGAAGTATCACAGTCCCAACTCCCAAGTTCCCAACAATCGTTATAAGTGACCAAATGGAGATTCATCAACCATCATCATCAGCCGCCATC ATAATGTCTTCGTCCGCTCCTCCTGTGAAGAAAACCAGAAAAAATGCTCCTGGTGCCCGTTTGGATCCAACATGGAAACATGGCAAGGAAATCGATGCTGCAGCAAAGAAGGCTCAATGTAAGTATTGTAATGTCATTCGTGCTGGAGGGATTTATCGGTTAAAGCACCACTTGGCTTGCACACGTAAAGATGTTGAACCATGTCCTCAAGTCTCAGATGAGGTTAGGAAAGAAATGCTTGAGTTGATAAGATGTAAGAGTGAAGATTCTTcaaaaagaattaaaagaaagTTTAGTTCTTCATTGGAATCAATAGATGGAGATGAAGTTGAACAATTTGGTTCCATGGATGAATTTGTTACTAAAAAAACAGGGGAATTGAAGGGAAAACAAACAACTCTAAATGGGAAGTGGAAAAAACATGAGAGGAATGAAGTTTGTCAAACTATAGCTCGATGGTTTTATACCAGTGATATTCCATTTAATGCAGTGAATAATCCTTTCTTTTCTAAAATGGTTGAACAGATAGGAGAATTTGGGAGGGGATTGAAACTACCTTCATATTATGAGGTAAGAGACACCTTTTTGAAGAGAGAAGTGGTTGAAACCTTGAATGTTATTCAAAAATATAAGGAAGAATGGTCAAAAACTGGTTGCACTATTATGTCAGATGGCTGGACTGATCAAAGAAAGAGAACAATGTGTAATTTTCTTGTTAATAGTCCATCTGGAACTGTGTTCTTAAGTTCAGTAGAAACAATTGATATTTCAAAAACTgctgataaaatatttgaaatgttGGATGATGTTGTTGAAAAGGTAGGAGAGGAAAATGTTGTGCAAATTGTTTCAGATAATGCTGCTAATTATAAAGCAGCTGGGAAATTGTTaatggagaaaagaaaaattttgTTTTGGACTCCTTGTGCTGCCCACTGCTTGGATTTGATGTTAGAGgattttaacaagcatgatccaATGCAAAAGGAAACAATAGCAAGGGCTAAATTAGTGGTCTCCTATATTTACTCTTGGGGTACAGTTGTTAATTGGATGAAAGAGTTCACAAAAGGCAAGGAGTTG GTTCTGAGAATGGTTGATTCTGATGATAAGCCTGCTATGGGTTTTCTCTACAAAGCAATAGAACATACAAAAGAGGAGATTAAGGCAAATTTAAGGAGTGCTAAAAAGAG ATATGAGCCCGTTTATGCTGTTATTGATAAGAGATGGGAAAGCATGCTTAGTCAGCCATTACATGCTGCAGGCTATTTTTTGAATCCTCAATATCATTATAGTCAAACTTTTCAAATAGATGTGAATGTCAAACGTGGACTTTATGAATGTATGGCCAGAATTGTTCCTAATGTTACTGATCAAGATAAAATTGACCAACAATTGGACAGATTCAGAATGGCAAAAGGATTATTTGGCATTGAAAATGCTATTCGATCAAGGAACACAAAATCACcag GGGATGATTGTCCAGAGTTACAAAGATTTGCTATTAGAGTTTTAAGTTTGACATGTAGCTCTTCAGGATGTGAACAGAATTGGAGTACATTTGAAATG GTACATTCAAAAAGGAGGAACCGTTTAGCCCAAAAAAGGATGAATGATTTGGTTTTTGTGATGTATAACTTTGCAGCAAAAGGCGAAACCCTCGCCCCCAGGGCCCCCTCCGACCGGACCCACGGTCATtgtgagggag ATGAGGAGGAAAATGATGAGGTTAAAGTCATTGCATCACATATAATGAGGACTa TTGACGAAACACCTAGTGAATCTCGTGGAAAGAGAAAACAAGTCAATCAAATgcacaactttcacttggttaatgaagaagagaatgaagatgGTTTAAATGTGATCAATGAAGATGTTGTTCAAATACCAAAAGTGGATGAATCTGTTAAAATTGTTAGCCACAATGAAgattatggatttggtgataATTGCTATGGATTTGAGAATGACTTCTAA
- the LOC122035311 gene encoding disease resistance protein RPM1-like, producing the protein MEAAFISLLINKLGEIAVGQAQSRCSLLLLQHTTPPLDQIHARVERITGEFKVMQAFLEGSNWSTAAATNKPLEAWIEQVREVAFKIEDIIDEYLYLVGRQRERTWKNCLMAPSDLCFNLAKAWRGIDSRLEKLETDLSELTSRRDRYGLTISSNDDKAKNSETNNTHHYRTYSPMLTDEDDLVGIEDNKSKLLSWLTNADTCRKMTTIAVWGMGGHGKTTLVANVYRNDAVKSHFDCQVWITVSQTYGVEELLKSMIQEIFKGKKEPVPNGATTMQQLELFDIIKESLQRKKYIIVLDDVWHVDLWTDISHLFVDTNNGSRLIVTTRMHEVARMANDEHIIKLQQLDEKDAWILFCKKAFQRGNSKDCPKELEDYTGRILNKCRGSPLAIVAVGSLLSFKEKSETEWKKVHDRLHWELENNPALDKVKNILNLSFNDLPYYLKNCFVYCSIFPEDYLIKRKKLIRLWIAEGFMMTRSSGKSIEEEADDYLAELVDRSMLQVVKRNGFGRLKAFRMHDVVREVTLAISRKAKFCMILDGSQSVLDNQTRRVSVQTNDESLDLSTSLSRLCSLIAFSNSVFRNRAVLISFKMLRVLELQSLRIHSLPNEVSALFNLHYLGLKETGIKQLPNHIQKLQSLQTLDLCYSRIRKLPRGVTQLKQLRHLSGTWIEVEFGGSTIEGSWQCKNLQTLKEVFVTEKLVQRLGDMKELRTLGVTGVDGTNCPQLCTSLTKMRNLRCLRLTLFGNEEEQLNFEMLNSPPPLLQKLDLNFNSGRLFGEKMPAFICSCAELTHVSLSGSRLIEDPLPSLRQLHKLVALALRDDAYEGQKLQFRTGWFLDLKRLYLEGLKNLNNIVIEEGAMASLYKLYMEDLPELKMIPRGIEFLTHLQKLTLCGMSEELEGKLREDDANEEGRRIRHIPIVTII; encoded by the exons ATGGAGGCTGCTTTCATCTCCCTACTGATCAACAAGCTCGGCGAAATTGCAGTCGGCCAAGCGCAGAGCAGATGCTCTCTGCTACTGCTGCAGCACACAACTCCACCTTTAGATCAGATTCATGCTCGGGTGGAACGAATCACCGGCGAGTTCAAAGTGATGCAGGCCTTCCTCGAAGGCTCTAATTGGTCGACTGCTGCTGCTACTAACAAACCACTCGAGGCTTGGATCGAACAG GTGAGGGAGGTGGCCTTCAAGATAGAAGACATCATCGATGAGTACCTCTATCTGGTTGGAAGACAACGGGAAAGGACATGGAAGAATTGTCTCATGGCACCATCTGACCTTTGTTTCAATCTTGCTAAGGCTTGGCGTGGTATTGATTCTCGGTTAGAGAAGTTGGAGACAGATCTTTCTGAACTGACAAGCAGGAGAGATCGATATGGTTTAACAATAAGCAGCAACGATGATAAAGCGAAGAATTCAGAAACAAACAACACGCATCATTATAGAACTTATTCACCCATGTTAACTGATGAAGATGATTTAGTGGGGATAGAAGATAACAAATCTAAGTTGCTTTCGTGGCTGACTAATGCTGATACTTGCAGGAAGATGACAACAATTGCAGTATGGGGAATGGGCGGTCATGGAAAAACTACTCTTGTCGCAAATGTCTATCGCAATGATGCTGTGAAGAGTCACTTTGATTGTCAGGTATGGATTACAGTCTCACAAACTTATGGAGTGGAAGAACTCCTAAAATCAATGATCCAAGAAATCTTCAAGGGAAAAAAGGAGCCTGTCCCAAATGGTGCCACTACCATGCAACAATTAGAGTTATTTGACATCATAAAAGAAAGTTTGCAGCGAAAGAAATATATAATTGTGTTAGATGATGTTTGGCATGTAGACTTGTGGACTGATATCAGTCATCTTTTTGTTGATACCAACAATGGAAGTAGACTAATTGTTACAACTAGAATGCATGAAGTAGCAAGGATGGCAAACGATGAACATATCATAAAGCTGCAACAACTTGATGAAAAAGATGCATGGATTTTGTTTTGCAAGAAGGCTTTCCAAAGAGGGAACAGCAAAGATTGTCCAAAAGAGCTAGAGGATTACACTGGTAGGATTTTGAATAAGTGTCGAGGATCGCCGTTAGCTATTGTAGCAGTTGGCAGTTTATTGTCTTTCAAGGAAAAGAGTGAAACTGAATGGAAGAAAGTCCATGATCGCCTTCATTGGGAGTTGGAAAACAACCCTGCGCTAGATAAAGTGAAGAATATTCTTAACCTCAGCTTCAATGATTTGCCTTACTATCTAAAGAATTGTTTTGTTTATTGTAGCATCTTTCCTGAAGATTATCTAATTAAAAGGAAGAAACTAATCCGATTATGGATAGCTGAAGGATTCATGATGACAAGAAGCAGTGGCAAATCAATAGAAGAGGAAGCTGATGACTATCTTGCTGAACTTGTGGATCGGTCCATGCTTCAGGTGGTTAAGAGAAATGGATTTGGGAGACTTAAGGCTTTCAGAATGCATGACGTTGTAAGAGAGGTAACACTAGCAATATCTAGAAAGGCTAAATTTTGCATGATTCTTGATGGTTCACAGTCAGTTTTGGACAATCAAACTCGTCGTGTTTCCGTTCAAACAAATGATGAATCCCTTGATTTAAGTACGAGCCTTTCACGACTTTGCTCTTTGATTGCATTTTCTAATTCCGTATTTAGAAATAGAGCAGTCTTGATCAGTTTCAAAATGTTGAGGGTGTTGGAGTTGCAAAGCCTTCGAATCCACAGCTTACCAAATGAAGTTTCAGCCTTGTTTAACCTTCACTATTTGGGTCTGAAGGAAACAGGAATCAAACAACTTCCCAACCATATCCAAAAGCTCCAGAGTTTGCAAACACTTGACCTCTGTTATTCCAGAATAAGAAAGCTCCCGCGCGGTGTCACACAATTGAAGCAACTTCGTCACCTATCTGGGACTTGGATTGAAGTTGAATTTGGGGGATCAACTATAGAAGGATCATGGCAGTGTAAGAACCTACAGACTCTGAAAGAAGTTTTTGTAACCGAGAAGCTTGTACAGAGATTGGGAGACATGAAAGAGCTCCGAACATTAGGAGTTACAGGGGTGGATGGAACCAATTGTCCTCAGCTTTGTACCTCATTGACTAAGATGAGGAACCTTCGTTGCTTAAGGTTAACGTTGTTTGGAAATGAAGAAGAACAGCTCAACTTTGAAATGTTAAATTCTCCACCTCCTCTGCTTCAGAAGTTGGATTTAAACTTCAACTCGGGGAGATTATTTGGAGAAAAAATGCCTGCATTTATTTGTTCTTGTGCAGAACTCACACATGTGAGTCTGTCGGGGTCACGATTAATAGAAGATCCACTTCCTTCACTCAGACAATTGCATAAACTAGTGGCGTTGGCATTGAGGGATGATGCGTATGAGGGGCAAAAACTACAGTTTAGAACAGGTTGGTTCCTTGATCTCAAAAGGCTTTACTTAGAAGGATTGAAGAATTTAAATAACATTGTGATAGAGGAAGGTGCCATGGCAAGTTTATATAAACTATATATGGAAGATCTTCCGGAATTAAAGATGATTCCTCGTGGCATAGAGTTTCTCACACATCTCCAAAAGCTCACTCTATGTGGCATGTCTGAGGAGCTAGAAGGAAAATTAAGAGAGGACGATGCCAACGAAGAAGGACGGAGGATTAGACATATTCCGATTGTTACCATTATATAA